A region from the Vicia villosa cultivar HV-30 ecotype Madison, WI linkage group LG3, Vvil1.0, whole genome shotgun sequence genome encodes:
- the LOC131659207 gene encoding uncharacterized protein LOC131659207, protein MASNVTATREATRRTHTYSFHREGLVQLGQLGGLITGHNKTVFTKNYGNILTLLDSHVDEWGLSTLLQFYDPDLRCFTFSGYQLAPTLEEYSHFLNIKIQHKVPFVCVPEKPDLNNIANALYLSIEDVLGNWKKNGNTHGFYMSFLVERAQELANKKMWEAFNALLAVLIYGIVMFPNIHKFVDLAAICLFMEKNLVPTLLADTYYSVHSRYGKGGAIRNCLPLLYTWFKSHLPTSGPFITSTQKWPQRIMGLTGNDIVWCPTGMDLEKVITSCGAFDNVPLIGTKGVINYNPKLALRQLGFALENKPLDKEIFESVCFEKGTDLKGLEKVVSAWNDIHTSDQISLGEKNAVAKQAYTDWVENRVKNRLLPFPKVNPLYEQPPKIPIATVPAENRIQVDMECTQLHEKKSDAQPKHCLVDQKRVELTHEAKMLKGGSSRVQKRARTEKGTISVEPYRPTEPYLASVGRLVSF, encoded by the coding sequence ATGGCTAGCAACGTGACCGCTACCAGAGAAGCTACAAGGCGTACTCACACTTACAGTTTCCATCGCGAAGGTTTGGTTCAGTTGGGGCAATTGGGTGGATTGATCACTGGTCATAATAAAACTGTGTTCACTAAGAATTATGGAAACATCTTGACTCTTTTGGACTCACACGTCGACGAATGGGGTTTGTCTACTCTTCTCCAGTTCTACGATCCTGACTTGCGTTGTTTCACCTTCTCAGGCTATCAGTTGGCTCCCACTCTCGAGGAGTACTCTCACTTTCTcaatatcaagattcaacacaaggTTCCTTTCGTGTGTGTCCCAGAGAAACCTGATTTGAACAacattgccaacgctctttatttgagcatagaaGACGTCCTTGggaattggaagaagaatggtaACACCCATGGTTTCTATATGAGTTTCTTGGTTGAGAGGGCCCAAGAGTTGGCTAACAAAAAGATGTGGGAGGCCTTCAACGCCCTTCTGGCCGTTTTGATTTATGGGATCGTGATGTTCcctaacattcacaagttcgttgatctGGCTGCTATATGTCTTTTTATGGAGAAGAATCTGGTCCCTACTTTGCTAGCCGATACGTACTATTCTGTTCACTCTCGATATGGGAAAGGAGGAGCCATAAGAAATTGTTTGCCGTTGTTATACACCTGGTTTAAGTCCCACCTACCTACAAGTGGTCCTTTCATTACTTCTACtcagaaatggcctcaaaggatcatggggcttaccgGAAATGACATTGTCTGGTGTCCTACTGGGATGGACCTAGAGAAGGTTATAACTAGTTGTGGTGCTTTTGACAATGTTCCCCTCATAGGAACAAAAGGtgttatcaattataatcctaAGCTGGCGCTGCGTCAATTGGGTTTTGCACTTGAAAacaagcctttggacaaagagatatttgaatccgtttgctttgagAAGGGAACCGATCTAAAAGGTTTAGAAAAAGTGGTGAGTGCCTGGAATGACATCCATACGAGTGATCAGATTTCTCTAGGTGAAAAGAATGCCGTTGCCAAACAAGCCTACACGGATTGGGTTGAAAATAGAGTTAAAAATcgcctgttgcctttcccgaaggttaacccATTGTACGAGCAACCACCTAAGATTCCAATTGCCACTGTACCTGCTGAGAATCGTATCCAGGTAGATATGGAATGCACCCAATTGCACGAAAAGAAGTCAGATGCGCAACCGAAACATTGTCTTGTGGACCAGAAAAGAGTTGAGTTGACACACGAAGCCAAAATGCTGAagggaggatcttccagagttcaaaagagggctagaacGGAAAAAG